In Persephonella sp. IF05-L8, the following are encoded in one genomic region:
- a CDS encoding 2-amino-3,7-dideoxy-D-threo-hept-6-ulosonate synthase gives MGIGKRVRLERIMNRDTGKTVIVPMDHGVSSGPMKGLINIKETVEKIAEGGANAIILHKGIVEQGHRGKGKDVGLIIHMSASTDLSLRKNDKVLVCTVEEAIKLGADGVSIHVNIGAEDEKQMLKDFGAVSKACLEWQMPLVAMLYYRGPEVKNPFDPDAIAHIARLGAELGADIVKVPYTGDPESFRKVVEGCPVPVVIAGGPKVNSDRELLQMIYDAVVVAGCAGLSVGRNVFQHDDVAKITKALSKIVHENATVDEALKILES, from the coding sequence TTGGGTATCGGTAAAAGGGTCAGACTGGAAAGAATAATGAACAGGGACACAGGGAAAACTGTTATTGTTCCTATGGACCATGGAGTTAGTTCAGGACCAATGAAAGGATTAATAAATATAAAAGAAACTGTTGAAAAAATAGCAGAAGGCGGAGCAAACGCGATAATTTTACATAAAGGTATTGTTGAACAGGGACACAGAGGAAAAGGAAAAGATGTTGGACTTATAATCCATATGTCAGCATCAACAGACCTTTCCCTCCGTAAAAATGATAAAGTCCTTGTCTGCACAGTGGAAGAGGCTATAAAATTAGGTGCAGACGGGGTTTCTATACATGTGAATATCGGTGCAGAAGATGAAAAACAGATGTTAAAAGATTTTGGGGCTGTTTCTAAAGCCTGCCTTGAATGGCAGATGCCTCTGGTTGCAATGCTTTATTACAGGGGACCAGAGGTTAAAAATCCATTTGACCCAGATGCAATAGCACATATAGCAAGACTTGGAGCAGAGCTGGGAGCAGATATCGTAAAAGTTCCATATACCGGAGACCCAGAAAGCTTCAGAAAAGTTGTTGAGGGATGTCCTGTTCCTGTTGTTATTGCAGGAGGCCCAAAAGTAAACTCAGACAGGGAACTTCTCCAGATGATTTATGATGCCGTTGTTGTTGCAGGATGTGCAGGATTATCTGTGGGAAGAAATGTATTCCAGCATGATGATGTAGCGAAAATCACAAAAGCACTTTCCAAAATAGTTCATGAAAATGCAACTGTTGATGAAGCATTAAAGATATTGGAAAGTTAA
- a CDS encoding lipopolysaccharide assembly protein LapA domain-containing protein, which yields MWNKIKLILWLIILLAVAYFVSMNTSPNVSVKILPTLQTPEIPLALIIIASIIIGAALIIIFAITDWIAYKIDKMKLSRNLKSAEKELAKCKQQLEEKDKKIEELKIELEVMKNKENITVKQEGVE from the coding sequence ATGTGGAACAAGATTAAATTAATACTATGGCTTATCATTCTATTGGCAGTAGCCTATTTCGTCTCTATGAACACATCCCCAAATGTGTCTGTTAAGATACTTCCGACCCTTCAGACACCTGAAATACCTCTGGCTCTTATAATAATTGCCAGTATTATAATTGGAGCAGCATTAATCATCATTTTTGCCATTACAGACTGGATAGCTTACAAGATAGACAAAATGAAGTTAAGCAGAAATCTAAAAAGTGCAGAAAAGGAACTGGCAAAATGCAAACAACAGCTTGAAGAAAAAGATAAAAAGATAGAAGAACTTAAAATAGAACTTGAAGTGATGAAAAATAAAGAAAATATCACAGTTAAACAGGAAGGTGTTGAGTAA
- a CDS encoding HIT domain-containing protein, with amino-acid sequence MEKLYSPWRSQYIETYDKMEECFLCAAAKNPEEDEKRLVLYRGKKAFIIMNLYPYNAGHLMVAPYEHIGDYTALDKETLCEISQLTQLGIKALQKALNPHGFNLGYNLGRVAGAGLEDHLHNHIVPRWNGDTNFMPVIGEVKVISQDLRDIYNKLKNAIEQLKGE; translated from the coding sequence ATGGAAAAGCTTTATTCTCCGTGGAGAAGTCAATATATAGAAACCTACGATAAAATGGAGGAATGTTTTTTATGTGCCGCTGCAAAAAATCCGGAAGAAGATGAAAAAAGACTGGTTTTATATCGAGGGAAAAAAGCATTCATCATAATGAACCTTTATCCGTATAACGCTGGTCATCTAATGGTTGCTCCTTATGAACATATAGGGGATTACACAGCCCTTGACAAAGAAACCCTTTGTGAGATATCACAGCTTACCCAACTTGGCATAAAAGCTTTACAAAAAGCCTTAAACCCCCATGGATTTAATCTGGGATATAATCTTGGTAGAGTTGCCGGTGCTGGACTGGAAGACCATTTGCATAATCATATAGTTCCAAGATGGAATGGGGATACAAACTTTATGCCTGTTATTGGAGAAGTTAAAGTTATTTCACAGGATTTAAGAGATATTTATAACAAATTAAAAAATGCTATTGAGCAGTTAAAAGGAGAATAA
- the hslV gene encoding ATP-dependent protease subunit HslV, with protein MQKSRSTTILVVRKDGKTVMAGDGQVTLGHSVMKASAKKVRKLMEGKVVVGFAGAAADGLALMERLEEKLNKYRGNLLKAAVELAKDWRTDKFLRRLEAVLLAADKNNMFLISGNGDVIEPDEPVLATGSGGDFARSAALALYRNTDMSAREIVEQAMKIASEICIYTNDNFTIEEL; from the coding sequence ATGCAAAAAAGTAGAAGCACAACAATACTGGTGGTCAGAAAAGACGGAAAAACTGTAATGGCCGGAGATGGACAGGTCACCCTTGGTCATAGTGTTATGAAAGCCTCTGCCAAAAAAGTTAGAAAACTGATGGAAGGCAAAGTGGTTGTTGGTTTTGCAGGAGCTGCAGCTGACGGACTGGCACTTATGGAAAGACTGGAAGAAAAACTGAATAAATACAGAGGAAACCTCTTAAAAGCTGCTGTTGAACTTGCAAAAGACTGGAGGACAGATAAATTTTTAAGGAGACTGGAAGCTGTTTTACTTGCTGCAGATAAAAATAATATGTTTTTGATTTCCGGTAATGGAGATGTTATTGAACCTGATGAGCCTGTCCTTGCTACAGGTTCAGGTGGAGATTTTGCAAGGTCTGCAGCACTTGCCCTTTATAGAAATACAGATATGTCTGCCAGAGAGATTGTTGAACAGGCGATGAAAATTGCCTCAGAAATATGTATTTATACCAATGATAACTTTACAATTGAAGAATTATAG